The following are from one region of the Sulfitobacter pontiacus genome:
- a CDS encoding TetR/AcrR family transcriptional regulator, whose amino-acid sequence MDEHIDDDTLTDATEGAAPKHDSRREIIEAAAQCFMLKGLDKATMDDIADVLGATKGRVYHHFRSKNAIYFAVYRQAMQYCFDAVTPLISLNTSNISKLELMAHAHARVMMDTLPYQRSIRLGVEVYLRGSTTEAERAVLRELITLRNDYENLYREVLRAGVAQGELDVPNIEIASRALMGALNGLVDWYRIRPDQSEAERDALARALAHAVVHGTTA is encoded by the coding sequence ATGGACGAACACATCGATGACGACACGCTGACGGACGCCACCGAGGGGGCCGCGCCCAAGCATGACAGCCGCCGCGAGATCATCGAGGCGGCGGCGCAGTGCTTTATGCTCAAGGGGCTCGACAAGGCGACGATGGACGATATCGCCGATGTTCTGGGTGCGACCAAGGGGCGGGTGTACCACCATTTCCGGTCCAAGAACGCGATCTATTTCGCGGTGTACCGACAGGCGATGCAATATTGTTTTGACGCGGTTACCCCGCTGATATCATTGAATACTTCCAACATCAGCAAGCTTGAATTGATGGCCCATGCCCATGCGCGTGTGATGATGGATACGCTGCCCTATCAGCGCAGTATCCGCTTGGGCGTAGAGGTCTATTTGCGCGGCTCCACCACCGAAGCCGAGCGCGCCGTGCTGCGCGAGCTGATTACCCTGCGCAACGACTATGAAAATCTCTACCGCGAGGTGCTGCGCGCGGGTGTGGCGCAGGGGGAGTTGGACGTGCCAAACATCGAAATCGCCAGCCGTGCGTTGATGGGTGCATTGAACGGGCTGGTTGACTGGTACCGTATCCGGCCCGATCAATCCGAGGCGGAGCGCGACGCGCTGGCCCGTGCCTTGGCGCATGCCGTGGTGCATGGCACCACGGCATAA
- a CDS encoding efflux RND transporter permease subunit — protein sequence MKIARFSIENPLYTWIFILFALFGGVFGYLSVGKLEDPSFTLKSAIVATAYPGASAAEVATEISEVLEAEIQQMDEVKTVTSRNTHGLSVIEVEMQDEYDGTELPQVWDDLRDRVSDAASSLPSGAYPSQVNDDFGDVFGILYAVSAPGFSDSEIWEIATFIRRDLLTVDGVANVDIDGLPEEAIFVEPASQKMSQLGIDPSVIIGAISESTAINPTGFVETGDTNLRIDGPSGDDSVNEISALTFGFQGEVLNLLDVATVSRGRVDAPDHLLRQDGQEVFTLGVSGLESENIVEVGKRVEAQLETLQTFLPVGVEITPIYEQHRVVDEANNSFLLSLAMSVGVVIGVLALFMGVRASVVVGVSLLLTVLATFFFMYLFGVKVERISLGALIIAMGMLVDNAIVIAEGMQQEMRKGRPSVAAADTAAQNTQIPLLGATVIGIMAFAGIGLSPDATGEFMFSLFAVIAISLLMSWIVAVTVTPLLGHYMLKIGGLADDDSGYNGPIFRSYGNLVRLVLRFRWLVFAGLIGTTAACVMIFGQVKQQFFPASNTPLFYFEYKAEQGSSIQSTSRDLAVIEDWLLARDDVDTVTTTIGAGLTRYVLTYTPGDSDPSIGQLVVRATSADAIPALRAELDQFAINALPWAEVQTKRIIFGPGGGSDIEARFSGPDPEVLRDLADQAEDILRDATPLLHTEHVDWREKVLVTRPVYAEDRAQAVGIGRGDVADAIALSTNGITAGTYRERDRLIDIIVRVPRAESASNGQLPDQIVYSAALGDYLPLSQVIDGFKVTAENAVIERRNRVQTITVQANVIEGVTPPTVFPQIRPLIEEIELPVGYTLEWGGEFENAGDAQASLGKQMPLSFGTMLLITILLFGKLRQTAVIWTIVPMAINGAALGLLFSGLAFSFTALLGLLSLSGMLIKNAIVLVEEIDVQKENGLNQHDAIVTASVSRLRPVVLAAVTTILGMVPLLADSFFAAMAVTIMGGLGFASVLTLIGVPALYHTYLAKERRADAAAKPA from the coding sequence ATGAAAATCGCACGTTTCTCCATTGAAAATCCGCTTTATACGTGGATTTTCATCCTCTTCGCCCTGTTTGGGGGTGTGTTTGGCTACCTGTCGGTCGGCAAGCTGGAAGACCCGAGCTTTACCTTGAAATCCGCCATCGTCGCCACCGCCTATCCCGGTGCCAGCGCGGCAGAGGTGGCGACCGAAATCTCTGAGGTGCTAGAGGCTGAAATCCAGCAGATGGACGAGGTCAAGACCGTCACCTCGCGCAATACCCACGGGCTGTCGGTCATCGAAGTCGAGATGCAGGATGAATACGACGGCACCGAGCTGCCACAGGTCTGGGATGATCTGCGAGATCGTGTGTCTGACGCGGCAAGCTCACTGCCCTCGGGGGCCTATCCGTCACAGGTGAACGACGATTTTGGCGATGTTTTCGGTATCCTATATGCCGTCTCCGCCCCCGGCTTTTCGGATTCCGAGATCTGGGAGATCGCGACCTTTATCCGGCGTGACCTGCTGACGGTCGACGGTGTTGCCAACGTCGATATCGACGGGCTGCCGGAAGAGGCGATTTTTGTCGAACCAGCGTCGCAAAAGATGTCACAGCTTGGCATTGATCCCAGCGTGATCATCGGCGCGATCAGTGAATCCACAGCGATCAACCCCACCGGCTTTGTCGAAACTGGCGATACCAACCTGCGGATCGACGGTCCCTCGGGCGATGATAGTGTCAATGAAATCAGCGCCTTGACCTTCGGCTTTCAGGGCGAGGTGCTGAACCTACTGGACGTGGCAACCGTGTCGCGGGGCCGTGTGGACGCCCCCGACCACCTTTTGCGTCAAGACGGGCAAGAGGTCTTCACCCTTGGCGTTTCGGGACTGGAATCGGAAAATATCGTCGAGGTCGGCAAACGCGTCGAAGCGCAGCTTGAGACCTTGCAGACCTTCCTTCCCGTCGGAGTAGAGATCACGCCGATCTACGAACAACACCGCGTCGTGGACGAAGCCAACAACAGCTTCCTTTTGTCTCTTGCCATGTCCGTGGGCGTGGTGATCGGGGTGCTTGCGCTGTTCATGGGGGTCCGCGCCTCTGTTGTTGTCGGCGTATCGCTTTTGCTGACCGTGCTGGCCACGTTCTTCTTCATGTATCTGTTCGGCGTCAAAGTTGAACGGATCAGCCTTGGGGCCTTGATCATCGCGATGGGGATGCTGGTGGATAACGCCATCGTCATCGCCGAGGGTATGCAACAGGAAATGCGCAAGGGGCGGCCCTCGGTTGCGGCCGCGGATACAGCGGCGCAGAATACGCAGATCCCCCTGCTGGGTGCCACGGTCATCGGGATCATGGCTTTTGCCGGGATCGGTCTGTCGCCTGACGCCACGGGCGAATTCATGTTCTCGCTTTTTGCGGTGATCGCGATCTCGTTGTTGATGTCGTGGATCGTTGCGGTGACTGTGACGCCTTTGCTGGGGCACTATATGCTGAAGATCGGCGGGCTGGCGGATGACGACAGCGGGTATAACGGCCCGATTTTCCGCAGCTATGGCAACCTTGTCAGGCTGGTGCTGCGGTTCCGCTGGCTGGTATTTGCCGGCCTGATCGGCACCACGGCGGCCTGTGTGATGATCTTTGGTCAGGTCAAACAGCAGTTCTTCCCTGCGTCCAACACGCCGCTGTTCTACTTTGAATATAAGGCTGAGCAAGGCAGCTCTATCCAGTCGACCTCCCGCGATCTTGCGGTTATCGAGGATTGGCTGCTCGCGCGCGACGACGTGGACACTGTGACGACGACCATCGGTGCCGGCCTGACGCGCTATGTTCTGACCTACACGCCCGGAGACAGCGACCCTTCGATCGGGCAGCTGGTGGTGCGCGCCACCTCGGCTGACGCAATCCCCGCCCTGCGCGCCGAGCTTGACCAGTTCGCAATCAACGCGCTGCCTTGGGCAGAGGTGCAGACCAAGCGGATCATTTTCGGCCCCGGTGGCGGGTCGGATATCGAGGCGCGTTTTTCTGGGCCTGACCCCGAAGTGCTGCGCGATCTGGCCGATCAGGCAGAAGATATCCTGCGTGACGCGACCCCGCTGCTGCATACCGAACATGTCGATTGGCGCGAGAAAGTGCTTGTGACCCGCCCTGTCTATGCCGAGGACCGTGCGCAGGCCGTGGGCATCGGGCGCGGCGATGTGGCGGATGCGATTGCCCTGTCGACCAATGGGATCACCGCGGGCACCTACCGCGAACGGGACCGGCTGATCGACATCATCGTGCGGGTGCCGCGTGCGGAATCCGCGAGCAACGGGCAGCTGCCCGACCAGATCGTCTATTCCGCCGCGCTTGGGGACTACCTGCCGCTGAGCCAGGTGATCGACGGGTTCAAGGTCACCGCCGAAAACGCGGTGATCGAACGGCGCAACCGCGTGCAGACGATCACGGTACAGGCCAACGTCATCGAAGGCGTCACCCCGCCCACCGTCTTCCCGCAGATCCGCCCGCTGATCGAAGAGATCGAGCTGCCGGTCGGCTATACCCTTGAATGGGGCGGAGAGTTCGAGAACGCGGGCGACGCGCAGGCCTCGCTTGGCAAGCAGATGCCGCTGAGCTTCGGGACCATGTTGCTGATCACCATCCTGCTGTTCGGCAAACTGCGTCAGACCGCGGTGATCTGGACCATCGTGCCCATGGCGATCAACGGGGCGGCACTGGGGCTGTTGTTCTCGGGGTTGGCGTTCAGCTTTACCGCGCTGCTGGGGCTGCTGTCGCTGTCGGGGATGTTGATCAAGAACGCCATTGTTCTGGTCGAAGAGATCGACGTGCAGAAAGAAAACGGCCTGAACCAGCACGACGCCATTGTCACCGCCAGTGTCAGCCGTTTGCGCCCTGTGGTTCTGGCGGCGGTCACGACGATCCTCGGGATGGTGCCGCTGCTGGCCGATTCGTTCTTTGCCGCGATGGCGGTGACGATTATGGGCGGTTTGGGCTTTGCCTCTGTTCTGACGCTGATCGGTGTGCCGGCGCTATATCACACCTATCTCGCGAAAGAGCGCCGCGCGGATGCGGCGGCCAAACCGGCCTAG
- a CDS encoding efflux RND transporter periplasmic adaptor subunit: protein MKQLISVLLCATLATPLVAQDAEDLTPSGTPAPIRSVKLIEAGGAASQVQRVFFGKIAALETVDLSFEVGGRMVMFDAQEGQFLQEGVQIAALDPVPFERAVQRAEVQLTQAERDFERSQTLAKSNAVSTAQAQDTETARDLARIALSEAREALDHATLIAPFRALVASRLTPNYANVAPGQAIVRLHDMSEVRVEIDVPEQMFQMYSNAADVEFTGTSPLFAGGVPLELREFNAETQSIGQSYRVTLALPSDRVTPKLIPGASMSVTARIAAGDDTATTLPPSAVVMADDQARVMVYTPDETGEQGQVSWVNVDVSSNTGTDIIATGIEPGTLVVGAGTQLLREGDTVRPFNGLSIE from the coding sequence ATGAAGCAGCTGATTTCCGTCCTTTTATGCGCCACTCTTGCGACGCCTCTCGTTGCACAAGACGCAGAAGACCTGACCCCCTCGGGCACGCCCGCGCCGATCAGGTCGGTCAAATTGATAGAGGCGGGCGGTGCCGCGTCGCAGGTGCAGCGGGTCTTTTTCGGCAAGATCGCAGCGCTGGAAACAGTGGACCTGTCTTTCGAGGTCGGCGGCCGCATGGTGATGTTCGACGCGCAAGAAGGGCAGTTCCTGCAAGAAGGCGTGCAGATCGCAGCGCTGGATCCGGTGCCGTTTGAACGCGCGGTGCAGCGTGCCGAGGTACAGCTGACCCAAGCCGAACGGGATTTCGAACGCTCGCAAACGCTGGCCAAAAGCAATGCCGTGTCCACGGCACAGGCGCAAGACACGGAAACCGCCCGCGATCTGGCGCGGATCGCGTTGAGCGAGGCCCGCGAGGCGCTGGACCACGCGACGCTGATCGCCCCGTTTCGCGCCTTGGTCGCCTCGCGTCTGACGCCGAATTATGCCAATGTCGCCCCCGGACAGGCCATCGTGCGATTGCATGATATGTCGGAAGTACGCGTCGAGATCGACGTTCCCGAGCAGATGTTCCAGATGTATTCAAATGCGGCTGACGTCGAATTTACCGGCACGTCGCCGCTATTTGCCGGTGGTGTGCCGCTTGAATTGCGCGAGTTCAACGCCGAAACGCAAAGCATCGGGCAGAGCTACCGCGTGACACTGGCGCTCCCCTCTGATCGGGTCACACCGAAACTGATCCCCGGCGCATCGATGAGCGTGACCGCGCGGATCGCGGCAGGTGACGACACTGCAACGACCCTGCCCCCTTCCGCCGTGGTTATGGCGGACGATCAGGCGCGGGTCATGGTCTATACCCCTGACGAGACCGGCGAACAGGGTCAGGTCAGCTGGGTCAACGTCGACGTGTCCTCGAATACCGGCACAGACATCATCGCCACGGGGATTGAGCCGGGCACCCTGGTTGTTGGCGCTGGCACACAGCTGCTGCGCGAGGGCGACACCGTGCGCCCCTTCAACGGGTTGAGCATCGAGTAA
- a CDS encoding TetR/AcrR family transcriptional regulator: MNENASKSRILSTARALFFVKGFEKVTTDLLAREASVSKATIYRHFDNMSEILQNVLEAEAEVFRAEVLGDISDHPDLRTALMSFGRKFLSFLGEQDSVEFTCLIHEVARDYPQIGRTFYTAAFEAVCAAVCSLLVQGQENGDLRDDFDPRDVAEDLISLLKGFGMVRAQLGLTTRPYKDIDQHVTRAVDTILVAYRASDGVGSA; this comes from the coding sequence ATGAATGAAAACGCATCAAAATCGCGAATACTGTCGACAGCGCGCGCCCTGTTCTTCGTCAAAGGCTTTGAAAAAGTCACGACGGACCTTTTGGCGCGCGAGGCTTCTGTGTCCAAGGCGACGATCTACCGCCATTTCGACAATATGTCGGAGATCCTGCAAAATGTGCTCGAGGCCGAGGCAGAGGTTTTTCGCGCCGAGGTGCTGGGAGATATCTCGGACCATCCCGATTTGCGCACCGCGCTGATGTCGTTCGGGCGGAAATTTCTGAGCTTTCTAGGGGAGCAGGATTCGGTCGAGTTTACCTGTCTGATCCACGAGGTCGCCCGCGACTACCCGCAGATCGGGCGCACCTTCTATACCGCCGCCTTCGAGGCGGTTTGCGCCGCCGTTTGCAGTCTGCTGGTGCAAGGGCAGGAAAACGGCGATCTGCGCGACGATTTCGACCCGCGTGATGTCGCCGAAGACCTTATTTCATTGCTCAAGGGCTTTGGCATGGTCCGTGCGCAACTGGGGCTGACGACGCGCCCGTACAAGGATATCGACCAGCATGTCACCCGTGCGGTCGATACCATTCTGGTCGCTTATCGGGCTTCAGACGGGGTCGGGTCGGCGTAA
- a CDS encoding acyl-homoserine-lactone synthase, with amino-acid sequence MGIQNAKSHQRAETIQLEPSVQAALQTRPVESDVPSYATRLEETVVHIGNQYRYGQLYSDFLKARKSVFIDQKEWDLPHTEGMEFDQYDTPQSRSVVIHEYGRVLAGVRLLPTTAQCGCYTYMLKDAQRGMLPDIPEYVLYEDAPVMPHVWEATRLFLSKNEPAHRRLAIQTKLIRGMARAATEQGATHVIGIVPAVFQRWMNRLGMSALPLGPKLNISGDNTQAAIMHVANYADPTPSEAR; translated from the coding sequence ATGGGTATCCAGAACGCAAAATCGCACCAGCGCGCAGAGACGATCCAGCTGGAGCCTTCGGTTCAGGCCGCTCTTCAGACACGACCCGTTGAGAGTGATGTGCCGTCATACGCGACACGGCTGGAAGAGACAGTGGTGCATATCGGCAACCAGTATAGGTATGGCCAGCTCTATTCAGATTTTCTAAAAGCACGCAAATCAGTTTTTATCGATCAAAAGGAATGGGATCTGCCCCATACCGAAGGGATGGAGTTTGACCAGTACGACACCCCCCAAAGCCGGTCTGTCGTGATCCACGAATACGGCCGGGTGCTGGCGGGCGTGCGGTTACTGCCCACCACGGCGCAATGCGGCTGTTATACCTATATGCTGAAAGACGCACAGCGCGGTATGTTGCCGGATATCCCTGAATATGTGCTTTACGAAGACGCGCCGGTGATGCCCCATGTTTGGGAAGCCACGCGGCTGTTTTTGTCAAAAAACGAGCCCGCGCACCGGCGGCTGGCGATCCAGACCAAGCTGATCCGGGGCATGGCGCGTGCCGCGACCGAACAAGGGGCGACCCATGTGATCGGGATCGTGCCTGCCGTGTTCCAACGCTGGATGAACCGGCTGGGGATGAGCGCGCTGCCCTTGGGCCCCAAGCTGAACATCAGCGGCGACAATACGCAAGCCGCGATCATGCATGTGGCGAATTACGCCGACCCGACCCCGTCTGAAGCCCGATAA
- a CDS encoding sensor histidine kinase KdpD, protein MEAIDNVNLPQARPVLSRLRDYALVGSRAFGQRAIIYTAAIALAGYYYELRVALFFFFAIGLCEIYDIVVLRYILRNTRSKTLKIRKSLFHIYMTTALSATTIAMFCISIAIQQGVGNSHFLPLFLLISASIFAAMNNHQFLYVLGFRLAIYIGAILYIPIRDVVVARPSLDSEIWLNLFTALFVLGFVFELARTFIKGYSALMKNRLALQTENKNALAASEAKTRFLSTVSHELRTPLTSIRGALDLINAGSAGEVPDKMSRLLDIATRNSNRLGDLVGDLLLLQSADVGKFSLDLGNVDLAEVVNTAAHSFQPYASRFGVAVEINVAADQPIVRGDKKRLDQVIVNLLSNAAKFSEAGGTIRVGLKREDENLVISVADQGIGIPEGSESVIFEEFGQIDSSDQRKFQGTGLGLSISKRIVDAHGGSIAYKSKLGVGTTFCVVLKAADAAKAVKPESYSTAA, encoded by the coding sequence ATGGAAGCAATTGACAATGTTAATTTGCCTCAGGCCCGCCCGGTTCTAAGCCGGCTGCGGGATTATGCGCTTGTGGGCAGCCGTGCGTTTGGCCAGCGGGCGATCATCTATACCGCAGCTATTGCTTTGGCAGGCTATTACTATGAACTGAGGGTCGCGCTGTTTTTCTTTTTCGCGATCGGCCTATGCGAAATCTATGACATCGTCGTGCTGCGCTACATCCTGCGCAACACCCGGTCCAAGACCCTGAAGATCCGCAAATCGCTGTTCCACATCTACATGACCACGGCGCTCAGTGCGACGACGATTGCGATGTTCTGCATCTCGATCGCGATCCAGCAGGGCGTGGGAAACAGCCACTTTCTGCCGCTTTTCCTGTTAATTTCCGCCTCTATCTTCGCGGCGATGAACAACCACCAGTTTTTGTATGTGCTGGGGTTTCGGCTGGCGATCTACATCGGGGCGATCCTCTACATCCCGATCCGCGATGTTGTCGTGGCGCGCCCGTCGCTGGACTCTGAAATCTGGCTGAACCTCTTTACCGCGCTGTTTGTTCTGGGCTTCGTATTCGAACTCGCCCGGACCTTCATCAAGGGGTATTCCGCGCTGATGAAGAACCGCCTGGCGCTTCAGACAGAGAACAAGAATGCCCTCGCCGCAAGCGAGGCCAAGACCCGTTTCCTGTCCACCGTCAGCCACGAATTGCGCACGCCGCTCACGTCGATCCGCGGTGCGCTTGACCTGATCAACGCAGGGTCAGCGGGAGAGGTGCCGGACAAAATGTCGCGGCTGCTCGATATCGCGACGCGCAACTCGAACCGTCTGGGGGATCTGGTCGGGGATTTGCTGCTTTTGCAATCTGCGGATGTGGGGAAATTCTCGCTTGATCTGGGTAACGTGGATCTGGCCGAGGTCGTGAACACGGCCGCCCATTCGTTCCAGCCCTATGCCAGCCGCTTTGGCGTCGCGGTAGAGATCAACGTCGCCGCAGACCAGCCCATCGTGCGCGGCGACAAGAAACGGCTCGATCAGGTGATCGTGAACCTGCTGTCCAATGCCGCCAAATTCTCGGAAGCGGGGGGCACGATCCGTGTGGGGCTCAAACGCGAGGACGAGAACCTCGTGATTTCGGTCGCGGATCAGGGCATCGGGATTCCCGAAGGCAGCGAAAGCGTCATCTTCGAGGAATTTGGCCAGATCGATTCAAGCGATCAGCGCAAGTTCCAGGGTACGGGTCTTGGCCTGTCTATCTCGAAACGTATCGTGGATGCCCACGGCGGCAGCATCGCCTATAAAAGCAAGCTCGGCGTGGGCACCACCTTCTGTGTTGTGCTCAAGGCAGCGGATGCGGCCAAGGCGGTTAAGCCCGAAAGCTATTCGACCGCCGCCTGA
- a CDS encoding cytochrome P450, producing the protein MNTQNMPAPDGATPAHPIPVEADLAKADVGLIDFAKKAGKNIFSVIPDATRTQSYLKGPAKIHYVCDPDMVTELLAGVGRRFPKAEFTHNVIGPVVGNGMILSEGEKWRAQRHRYAPLFAARNLPVLTRHFAQTGDELADFFARTAGEVDVSDAAQEATLTNISRVMFSGNEAVSKQDVRQGMRRFTDYISYMSLFDLMGLPKWVPRLKWLRSKKAIRDLRQLTHDVIANRRAQRHAEAVDFLDLLIEALETDKEDVETTVDNLLTFVAAGYETSANTIAWGLYLLAMHPEVQTDLRAEVMEACGDGPIGFHDLPKMPKLHAHVRETLRMYPAGALFARDATDEVTIKDVTFKKGDVIMFPVYALHRNELLWDNAALYQHDRFLDRKYPRGQYIPFGDGPRICIGAQYAETEIMVLLASALRRASFELTDHPVAPPNLTFTMRPDGPLMLRAVPVDQAAVE; encoded by the coding sequence ATGAATACACAGAATATGCCTGCGCCCGATGGGGCGACACCGGCGCACCCGATCCCTGTGGAGGCGGATCTGGCCAAGGCCGATGTCGGGCTGATCGACTTTGCCAAAAAAGCGGGGAAGAATATTTTTTCGGTGATCCCCGATGCGACGCGCACGCAAAGCTATCTGAAAGGGCCGGCCAAGATCCACTATGTCTGTGACCCCGATATGGTGACCGAACTGCTGGCCGGTGTCGGGCGTCGCTTTCCCAAGGCGGAGTTTACACATAACGTCATCGGCCCCGTGGTCGGCAACGGCATGATCCTGTCGGAAGGCGAGAAATGGCGCGCGCAACGGCATCGCTATGCCCCGCTTTTTGCCGCGCGCAACCTGCCCGTGCTGACCCGACATTTTGCCCAGACCGGCGACGAGCTGGCGGATTTCTTTGCGCGCACGGCGGGCGAAGTCGATGTATCGGATGCGGCGCAAGAGGCGACGCTCACCAATATCTCGCGGGTGATGTTCTCGGGGAACGAGGCCGTGTCCAAGCAGGATGTCCGTCAGGGGATGCGACGGTTCACCGACTATATCAGCTATATGTCGCTGTTCGATCTGATGGGGCTGCCGAAGTGGGTGCCCCGTCTGAAATGGCTGCGCAGCAAGAAAGCGATCCGTGATCTGCGGCAGTTGACCCATGACGTGATCGCCAACCGCCGCGCGCAGCGCCATGCAGAGGCGGTCGATTTTCTTGACCTGCTGATCGAGGCGCTTGAGACGGATAAGGAAGATGTAGAAACGACGGTCGATAACCTGCTGACCTTTGTCGCGGCGGGCTATGAAACCTCGGCCAATACAATCGCTTGGGGGCTGTATCTGCTGGCGATGCACCCCGAGGTACAGACCGATCTGCGCGCCGAGGTGATGGAGGCCTGCGGTGACGGGCCCATCGGCTTTCACGATTTGCCCAAGATGCCCAAGCTGCACGCGCATGTGCGTGAAACCCTGCGGATGTACCCCGCAGGCGCCCTGTTCGCCCGTGATGCGACGGATGAGGTGACGATCAAGGATGTGACGTTCAAAAAGGGCGACGTGATCATGTTCCCGGTCTATGCGCTGCACCGGAACGAGCTGCTGTGGGACAACGCCGCACTTTATCAGCACGACCGGTTTCTGGACCGTAAGTACCCGCGCGGACAGTATATTCCTTTTGGGGACGGGCCGCGCATCTGCATCGGGGCGCAATATGCCGAGACAGAGATTATGGTGCTGCTTGCCTCGGCTCTGCGGCGGGCGTCTTTTGAACTGACGGACCACCCTGTCGCGCCCCCGAACCTGACCTTTACCATGCGGCCCGATGGCCCGCTGATGTTGCGGGCCGTGCCGGTAGATCAGGCGGCGGTCGAATAG
- a CDS encoding type II toxin-antitoxin system death-on-curing family toxin: MTEPRWVTRELVEYMHDCVLELAGGARGLRDGDLLESALARPMNLYAFGEKSLFELAACYAEAIARNHAFVDGNKRTAFFVASDFLDQNGYELQAAVDQEHADMMVELAQGKMTRADAAAHLRSHSIRTSAT, translated from the coding sequence ATGACGGAGCCCCGCTGGGTCACCCGCGAACTTGTTGAATACATGCATGATTGCGTTCTGGAGCTGGCGGGCGGCGCGCGCGGGTTGCGCGATGGTGACCTACTGGAATCCGCACTGGCCCGCCCGATGAACTTATATGCCTTTGGCGAAAAATCGCTTTTTGAACTGGCCGCCTGCTATGCCGAAGCCATCGCCCGCAACCACGCTTTTGTCGATGGAAACAAGCGCACAGCTTTCTTTGTCGCCAGCGATTTTCTGGACCAGAACGGATACGAGCTGCAGGCCGCTGTGGATCAGGAACACGCCGATATGATGGTGGAACTGGCCCAAGGCAAAATGACCCGCGCCGACGCTGCCGCACATTTACGCAGCCACAGCATCAGGACCTCTGCGACCTGA
- a CDS encoding type II toxin-antitoxin system Phd/YefM family antitoxin yields MTRVTATEFKNNIGAFSDAAMSEPVIITSHQRDRLVLLSADEYRRLTALTEGVTAQDKDRVARGLERHRSTILELAKR; encoded by the coding sequence ATGACACGTGTCACCGCCACCGAATTCAAGAACAACATCGGCGCATTCAGCGATGCGGCGATGAGCGAGCCTGTCATCATCACCAGCCATCAACGTGACCGTCTGGTGCTGTTGTCAGCGGATGAATACCGTCGCCTGACCGCCCTGACCGAAGGTGTGACCGCGCAGGATAAAGACCGCGTGGCGCGCGGGCTTGAACGGCATCGCAGCACGATACTGGAACTCGCCAAACGATGA